The following are encoded together in the Osmia lignaria lignaria isolate PbOS001 chromosome 6, iyOsmLign1, whole genome shotgun sequence genome:
- the LOC117601386 gene encoding uncharacterized protein LOC117601386, producing MQILVVFLLFTTCKLSTQLGVYDRENGRLLRDLHHGKLFQTIGDWFGDLKNHINERLFGQTTTTTTTTTTTLSPLPIEILNLDKFQLQKRLRNREWFLLDLTNLTFDPNHDWGFHVGSWYFIRKGFKDRYGSGNDFNESDLQSSQSTIQSQDPTEVNIAETFETTNDFVTTEFSSAISTTITQSEMPLVTTQNSMETYSSESSSSTYVSVEDDKITKDFTQKGSVEVLIG from the exons ATGCAAATCCTTGTTGTCTTTCTACTGTTTACTACCTGCAAGCTGTCAACGCAACTAGGAGTTTATGATAGAG AAAATGGTAGACTACTAAGAGACCTTCATCATGGTAAACTCTTCCAGACAATTGGGGATTGGTTTGGAGATTTAAAAAATCACATTAACGAAAGATTATTTGGAcaaacgacaacgacaacgacaacgacaacgacaacacTATCTCCTTTGCcgatagaaatattaaatttggatAAATTTCAATTGCAGAAGAGATTAAGGAATCGTGAATGGTTTCTTTTAGACTTAA cTAATTTAACGTTTGATCCTAACCATGATTGGGGATTCCACGTCGGCAGTTGGTATTTTATTCGGAAAGGATTTAAAGATCGGTATGGATCTGGAAACGATTTTAACGAATCGGATCTTCAGTCGAGTCAAAGTACCATTCAGTCGCAAGATCCAACTGAAGTAAACATTGCAGAGACTTTTGAAACCACAAACGATTTTGTGACAACAGAATTTTCGTCAGCTATATCAACAACAATAACACAAAGTGAGATGCCATTGGTAACAACACAAAACTCTATGGAAACCTATTCATCTGAAAGTTCTTCATCAACGTACGTATCGGTAGAGGATGATAAAATCACTAAGGATTTTACTCAGAAAGGATCCGTAGAAGTTTTAATAGGATAA
- the RpS24 gene encoding ribosomal protein S24 translates to MTEGAVTIRTRKFMSNRLLCRKQMVVDVFHPGHPSVRKTEIREKLAKMYKVTPDVVFVFGFQTNFGGGKSTGFALVYDTLDFAKKFEPKYRLARHGLYEKQKQTRKQRKERKNRMKKVRGTKKSKVGAASKK, encoded by the exons ATG ACGGAAGGCGCGGTGACAATTAGGACCAGGAAATTTATGAGCAATCGGCTATTATGCCGAAAACAAATG GTTGTAGATGTTTTCCACCCGGGCCATCCGTCGGTCCGTAAAACAGAAATACGGGAAAAGCTTGCCAAAATGTACAAAGTTACACCAGATGTAGTCTTTGTATTTGGTTTTCAAACAAACTTTGGGGGTGGCAAATCAACTGGATTTGCGTTGGTTTATGATACATTAGACTTTGCGAAAAAATTCGAACCCAAGTATAGATTAGCCAGGCATGGACTATATGAGAAACAGAAGCAAACAAGGAAACAGCGTAAAGAACGTAAGAACAGGATGAAGAAAGTTAGGGGTACAAAGAAGAGTAAAGTAGGAGCTGCATCTAAAAAG TAA